In the genome of Campylobacter helveticus, the window CGCCCAAAAGCCTAAAATCGGTGCTTTTAAGGCAGAAATTGCTAAAAATATCGCTAAGGTTTTAGAGCTTGACGAATTTAGAGTCAATGTCAAAGCCACCACCACAGAAAAACTAGGATTTATAGGAAGAAGCGAGGGTATAGCCGTGCAAACAAGTGTCAATTTAAAATATTTTGACTGGAAAAAATTATGCGAGTTTTAATCATAGAAAACGAATTATACTTAGCACAAAGCATAGCGATGAAGCTAAGTGATTTAGGATATCATTGCGAAATTTTCAATTCTTACGATGAATTTAGCGGACAAAAAAGCTACGAGGTTATTTTACTTTCATCCAACACGCCAAATTTCTTAAAAGCTGTGGAAAAATTTAAAAATAACATTGTCATTTTGCTCATTTCCTACATTAGCACGGACACGGTTTCCACACCTTTAAAAATGGGAGCAAGTGATTATATACAAAAGCCTTTTATGATAGAAGAATTACTAAGGAAAATCAAACACCACCAAGATTTCAAACGCCTTTTAACGCTCAATTCTACCTATCAAAATTATGTCAAATCCCGTCTTAGTGCAGTTAAGCTTCCACACTTTTTATATAAAAAGCTAAAGCTCCCCCTCATCTTACAAACCAACAAGCAAAATTACGCCGACGCTTTCGCCTTTGCCTATATGAATGAATGCGGTGTGGAGCTTTGCTATATCGATTTATCTGTGCCAAATTCCGTAGAAAAAGTGATAAAACTAGACTTAGAAAACAAAGTGCTTTTTTTAAGTCATTTCCAAATTCTAAAAACTAGCGAAAGGGAAAAGCTTTTAGAATTTATCAAAAACAAGCCCATTATTTTACATACGCATAAAATTTGTGAGCTAAATTTTGAAGAACTTGGCTTTCACTGCATTGATTTTAATCACAACGAAAAAGACATTAATAATAATGAAATTCTAACCATAGATGAATATATCAAGCACATCATTTTAAACTATCAAAATGTTTTTGCCGACACGGAACTTTCCAAAAAACTTGGAATTTCACGCAAATCCTTATGGGAAAAAAGGAAGAGATATGAAATTAGCAAGAAAAAATAAAAGCATTAAAATAAGCCCTAGTGAATTTGGCATACTTTCACTCATAAAAGAGGGTTTGCTAGGCTCTTGCTCACGCTTAATGAACGAAAAAGAAAGCGAACAAATCTTAAAAACAGGCAAATTCAATAACGAAAGTTTCCCACACCCTTTAAGCTTCGCACCAAGTGATTATGGTGTTTTGGAAAATTTAAAAATGGGAGATTTGCTTGAGCTTGAGCTAGAAAGCGAAATTGTGGGACACATCGTTTATCAGGGTAAATTTAAAAATGATAAAAAATTTATTGATATTTTTAATCCAAACGCTTGTTTGCTTGATAACGCGGATAATTTTTACATTTATGG includes:
- a CDS encoding response regulator, with translation MRVLIIENELYLAQSIAMKLSDLGYHCEIFNSYDEFSGQKSYEVILLSSNTPNFLKAVEKFKNNIVILLISYISTDTVSTPLKMGASDYIQKPFMIEELLRKIKHHQDFKRLLTLNSTYQNYVKSRLSAVKLPHFLYKKLKLPLILQTNKQNYADAFAFAYMNECGVELCYIDLSVPNSVEKVIKLDLENKVLFLSHFQILKTSEREKLLEFIKNKPIILHTHKICELNFEELGFHCIDFNHNEKDINNNEILTIDEYIKHIILNYQNVFADTELSKKLGISRKSLWEKRKRYEISKKK